A window from Pseudomonadota bacterium encodes these proteins:
- the rplJ gene encoding 50S ribosomal protein L10, producing MEKSEKKAMVEYLSTQFSKAQAAFLTDYRGLDVEKLSGLRNKLEEQGAEYRVIKNTLAKIAAKGTIVEACSEYLQGPNAMALVYDDPAAAAKVLVDFVKQEKKLEVKVGVLGDSVLSAADIIHLASLPGKDVLRAQMLGTINAVPGGLVNVLSGVIRSLVQVLSAVQEAKE from the coding sequence GTGGAAAAATCCGAAAAAAAAGCCATGGTCGAGTATTTATCGACCCAATTTTCTAAGGCCCAGGCTGCTTTTCTGACTGATTACCGAGGTTTGGATGTTGAAAAACTTTCCGGCTTACGTAATAAATTGGAAGAACAGGGTGCCGAGTATCGGGTGATAAAAAATACCCTGGCTAAAATTGCCGCAAAGGGAACCATAGTTGAGGCATGCAGCGAGTATTTACAGGGTCCCAATGCTATGGCCCTGGTTTATGATGATCCGGCGGCCGCGGCCAAAGTATTGGTTGATTTTGTCAAACAAGAAAAAAAGCTGGAAGTGAAAGTTGGTGTCCTGGGGGATTCAGTACTTTCTGCTGCTGATATTATCCATTTGGCCTCATTACCAGGAAAAGATGTCCTGAGGGCCCAGATGTTGGGAACTATAAACGCTGTTCCAGGTGGACTGGTTAATGTCCTGAGTGGTGTTATTCGATCCTTGGTGCAAGTTCTGAGTGCAGTTCAGGAAGCCAAGGAATAA
- the rplL gene encoding 50S ribosomal protein L7/L12 codes for MAEITKEDVIKFIENMTVLELSELVKELEEKFGVSAAAPMAMAAMPVAGDAGAAAAEEQTEFDVVLTGFGEKKIQVIKVVREITSLGLKEAKALVEEAPKAVKEGVSKDEAAQLVEKIEAVGGSAEIK; via the coding sequence ATGGCTGAAATTACCAAGGAAGATGTAATAAAATTTATTGAAAATATGACTGTTCTTGAGCTTTCCGAGCTGGTGAAAGAACTGGAAGAGAAATTTGGCGTTTCAGCGGCTGCCCCGATGGCAATGGCTGCTATGCCAGTTGCCGGAGATGCCGGAGCGGCAGCGGCAGAAGAACAGACTGAATTTGATGTGGTACTGACTGGCTTTGGTGAAAAGAAGATCCAGGTTATTAAAGTTGTTCGTGAGATTACCAGCTTGGGACTTAAGGAAGCCAAGGCCCTGGTTGAAGAAGCCCCTAAGGCGGTTAAAGAGGGGGTTTCTAAAGATGAAGCCGCACAGCTGGTTGAGAAAATTGAGGCTGTGGGCGGTTCCGCAGAAATTAAATAA
- the rplK gene encoding 50S ribosomal protein L11: MAKKVKGMIKLQIPAGQANPSPPVGPALGQQGVNIMEFCKSFNAKTQQQQGMIIPVVITVYADRSFSFITKTPPASDLLKKAAKLEKGSGEPNKNKIGIVSAAQVQEIAQLKMPDLNAKTMEAAMKIIEGSARSMGIVVEG; encoded by the coding sequence ATGGCTAAAAAAGTTAAAGGGATGATAAAATTGCAGATACCGGCTGGCCAGGCCAATCCATCTCCACCGGTGGGCCCGGCTCTTGGTCAGCAAGGGGTTAACATTATGGAGTTTTGTAAATCTTTTAATGCTAAGACCCAGCAGCAACAGGGGATGATTATCCCGGTGGTTATAACGGTGTATGCTGATCGATCTTTCAGTTTTATTACTAAAACACCACCGGCATCTGATCTGCTGAAAAAAGCGGCTAAACTTGAGAAGGGATCAGGTGAACCAAACAAAAATAAAATTGGTATAGTAAGTGCCGCTCAGGTGCAGGAAATAGCGCAGCTGAAAATGCCTGATTTGAATGCCAAAACCATGGAAGCGGCGATGAAAATTATAGAGGGTTCAGCTCGTAGTATGGGAATTGTGGTTGAAGGGTAG
- the rplA gene encoding 50S ribosomal protein L1: MAKKGKKYLASRVKVEPLKKYLLMDGLFLVKELAPANFDESIDIAIRLGVDPRQADQNVRGAVLLPHGTGKKVRVVVFAKGEKEKEARDAGADEVGAEELAKKINDGWLDFDKAVATPDMMGVVGKLGRVLGPRGLMPNPKVGTVTFDIGKAVQDIKAGKVDFRAEKAGIIHASVGKASFEVEKLGENIRALIELLNRMKPASSKGIYMKTMTVSSTMGPGVDIDIASVKN, translated from the coding sequence ATGGCTAAAAAAGGAAAAAAATACCTGGCAAGCAGAGTCAAGGTTGAACCTTTGAAAAAATATCTGCTGATGGATGGTTTGTTCCTGGTTAAGGAATTGGCCCCGGCCAACTTTGATGAATCCATTGATATCGCTATCAGGTTGGGGGTTGATCCCCGGCAGGCTGATCAGAACGTAAGGGGTGCTGTCCTTCTGCCTCATGGAACGGGGAAAAAGGTGCGGGTTGTGGTCTTTGCCAAGGGGGAAAAAGAGAAGGAAGCCCGTGATGCCGGGGCTGATGAGGTGGGAGCCGAAGAACTGGCCAAAAAGATTAATGATGGGTGGCTGGATTTTGATAAGGCCGTGGCAACTCCGGACATGATGGGGGTTGTCGGTAAATTGGGAAGGGTTCTCGGGCCTCGAGGATTAATGCCAAACCCTAAAGTTGGAACTGTTACCTTTGACATAGGTAAGGCAGTGCAGGATATTAAAGCCGGTAAAGTCGATTTTCGCGCCGAGAAGGCGGGAATTATTCATGCTTCCGTGGGTAAGGCATCTTTTGAGGTTGAAAAACTGGGAGAAAATATCCGGGCTCTGATTGAATTACTGAACCGGATGAAGCCGGCTTCAAGTAAGGGTATATACATGAAGACCATGACAGTATCTTCTACTATGGGACCTGGTGTTGATATTGATATTGCCAGCGTCAAAAACTGA